CTTGGCCGTCAGCTTTTCGTCCGTCACAAGGGCGGCGCTTCGCTCACTCCCGCTGGCGAGCAGTTCCTGCGCCACGCTCCGATGTTCGTCCAGCTGTGGCAGCGCACCCTTCATCAAGTTGCGGTCCCACCCGGCCGTCGTGCCGTTCTGACTGTCGGCAGCGAAGTCAGCCTTGCCCAACCCCTTCTGCTCGACTGGGTTCGATGGATGCGTGAATCCCTTCCGGATATTGCGCTTCGTGTGCACGTCGATGTGCCGCAGGACTTGATCAAACAAGTCGCGTCCGGGCTCGTCGACGTGGCGATCATGTATGCGCCCCAGCATCGACCCGGCCTGAAGATCGATCTGCTCCTCGAAGAGAAGCTTGTCTTCGCGACCACCAATTCCGAAGCGCGCCACATGGACGGATCCGAATATGTTTATATGGATTGGGGGCCGGATTTTGAACTTCACCATGGGATGAATTTCCCCACTGCCGCGCCGGAACTTTCTTTCGATCTCGGTTCCCTCGCATTGAACTATGTTCTTGCGACTGGCGGCTCCGGCTATTTCAGAATGAGCTCGGTGCAGCCTCACATAGCGACCGGACAGCTTCATCTGGTGCCCGAAATGCCGCAGTTCTCCTATCCGGTTTATGCGGTGCGATCCGCAAGTGCGGACGAGAGCGTAGTGGGTCCCGCCCTGGCAGGATTGCATTCCGTCGCGAGCGCCGACATAAAATCATAGCAGCTCTTGTTGGGCGTCTAAATGTCCGCTTGGATTGACGGGAACAGGAGGTCGACGGTTGTTCCAATCCCTCGTTCACTCCTTATCCGGATCCGACCGTTAACCATCTGTGCCAATGCCTGCACTTGTGACAGCCCTATCCCGGTGCCTTTCTCACCCTTCGTCGTGAAGAAAGGATCGAACACCTTCCGCAAGACTTCAGGAGCCATGCCGCAACCATGGTCTTTGACACGAACGCATGCGTAGGTTCCGGGCCCGAGCGGGTCAGGTGTCGCAATCGTCTGCACAAATCGCTCGGTAATGACGTGGATCTCCCCGCCACTTGGCATCGCATCTCGTGCGTTCATGACGAGATTAAGCACCGCGGCGTCGAAAAGTGCCGGATCGATCAAGCAGTCCGGGACACCGGAACCAAGCTCCAGCCTGACGCGGACATCGGGTCCCGCGCCATACCTCAGGAAAGGCTCGAAAGACCTCAGGAACTCATTCAAATTGCCAGCGTGGATATCGAGTTCCTGGTGCTTTGCGAAGGCCAGCAGCTGTGACGTTAGTTCGATCCCTCGATCGATCCCTTCCCGCGCTGCCGCAATGTAGGCACGCACGCTTTCAGGCTCGTCGGCTCTCCGTTCGGCGAGCCCGAGCCCGGATTCGATTACTGCCAGGAGATTTCTGAAGTCATGCGCAATACCGCTTGTCATTTCGCCAAGAGCGGCAAGCCGATGCGTTGCACGCTCGCGTTGCTGGGCTGCAGTTTGGGCATCGAGAGGCATGGCGCGCACCTGGGCCTGCTCGTCGCATTCCGCTTGAGAGCGTGGTTGAGTTTCGCACGGAAACGAGCTGCTCGGCATGAAAGTGGCCCCCTTTAGATCACTGACGACGCCCAAGAAGCTCGCGCTCCGATCCGCATCGTCGTGATCATTCATTTGTTGCTAAACTCGTGCCTCTCATGCGCATGATCTAAGCGCGTCGGACGATCCTTTTCGCCATGATCTCTTCGACGGTCGGAAATGCCTTGAGTGCCGCCTCCGGTAGGTCGCCATTCGCACCGACAAGCTCAGGCCAGCCATGCGCCTCGGGTTCGCCGACGATAATACGGCCAACCATTCCGGCATGCTCATGCGGGATGCAATAATAATCATAGACCCCCTGCTCGGTGAAGGTAACCGAAAAACTCTCGTTCGGCAGAAGATAGTCGGAATCCCATGATTTTGCCGCCTTGGGCATGCGAAGCGGTCGCCCGAGATTTGCCGGATTGTACGCCGTCGCCGTGTGCGAATTGCCGGGATTGAGATTGGTCCAGCGGACTGTCTGTCCTGGTTTGATCAGAATGCCGATCGGGTCGAACCAGACGTGTGAACCGTCTTCGTCCCCTTGCATCCTAATTTCAACAATCTCGCCGGCCCACACAGCCGAAGAAGAGAGCGAAAGGGCGGCGGCGAGCCCGCCGCCCGCGCCCAGTATCTCACGACGCGTGAGCATCATTTGGCGACCCGTGCCTCGTCAGCCGCCGAAACATGCCACAGCACGACGTGGACATGCGGCTCAGCTACTCCCGGATGGCCGGCATTGTAGTAGACGTCGACATGGTCGACATTGCCTCCAGGTGAAGCGAGGTCGTCAAAACGCTTATCGGGATTGAGATCCTTGATCGGCAGCATGTAGATCGTGCTGACAAGCTTGCCATCGTGATCATAGGCAAGGAACGGGCCGGCAGGCAATGTCGTTGGATCGACGAAGAGTTGGCCCATGCCCGGCAGGAAGTCGGGCAGCTTCACGAGCTTACTGACCTGTTGGTAGGGCGCTGCCGGCGGCGATTTGGTGACCTCATCCGCCGCCACAGCGCAAAGCGAGCTGGCCATTGTCACGACAAGTGCGAGGGCGAGCTTTTTCATAGGGGCATCTCCTTGTTGAATTCAAAAGCCGCGATGGCCGAATTTGGCAGACCGATAAAGGTGCGATTTCCGTGATACGGCCCGGTCGCGCCTAGCCAGTAAGTAAAAGACTCGTGTGTTCGTCAAACGAAATTAATTGGCATTTCAGTGCATTATTTCTGTTTGTCATTCAGGCACTGTTTGCTTGATTTAGAAGAATGTTTCACTACCTCTGGATTGCCATGAATATTTTGAACCTCGATTTCCGACGAGAGCCGAAGCGCCTCAAAACGGGCCCCTAGCCCGGACGCGAGAAGATCGTCCTTCGCGTCCGGGAGAGCAGGATTTCCATTTCACATCACTTTGGCTCTGCCTGCTTAAACAGCGCGGCTGAACGTCCATTCGCGAGCGCGTTTGACGTATACGAGGTTGGCTCTGATGATCTCCCCCATCTTGTTAGAAGAGGACATTTCGCTCGACCTGGTGACAAAGGGAAAGCAGTCAGCCTTGTCAAAGATCGCGATCAGGATTGCGCGCAGAACCGGGCTTGACGAGCAGATGGTTCTGCGTGGTCTTTTCGACCGCGAGCGTCTCGGCTCGACGGGCATCGGTCGTGGCGTCGCCATCCCCCACGCTCTGCTCAGCACAATCTATTCGCCTGTCGCGTCTTTGACACGCTTGGCCCAGCCCATCAATTTCGAGGGCCCGGACGACGATCCCGTCGATCTCATTTACACTGTGCTCTGGCCGCGCTCCGCCACTTCCGCCTTCCTCCCTGCCCTTTCGCAAATGTGCCGGCTGTTTCGGGGATCTCAGGTTCGCGAGCAGCTCCGGCAGGCTCGGTCAGTTGATGAGGTGTTGGCGATTCTCGAAACTGAGCCGCATCAGGAATTCCCCGCCAATTTGCGCGTCGGGCCTGGGGTTGTGATGTCCAAGCAGTTCGGAAATGCCTAGGACGGACAGGGGCTCGTCATTCGCAACTGGTCGGACTGATCTGCTTCTGGTGTGGACCTTCATGAGGATCTTGTTGCGGATAACATAGATTGACAATCTATCTTTTGTGTCGGATGCATTGAGATGCGAACCCAAGGCTTGAGCCCGCTTGCATGAAGAAAAAGGAGCTCGCAGATGAGCCAGAGTGGCCGGAGTAGTAGAACGATCGTCGTCGATGGCGTCCCATTGCCGGACGTGCTTGACGAGACAATGATCCGCGGCGTGGTGCACGGTTTTTATGACGAAATTCGCCGTGATGACCTTCTCGCCCCCATTTTCCGCGACCGGATCGAGCCCGACAAGTGGCCGCAGCATCTGGCGAAGATGTGTGACTTCTGGTCGGCGACGCTACTTCGAACGTCCCGATATGACGGGAGGCCGCTGCCGCCACACCTGGCCATAGCCGGTCTCGGCGTGGCGCATTTCCGTCGCTGGTTAAAGTTGTTTCGCACAACGGTGCGCCGAATTTGCCCGCCTGAGGTGGCGACGCTTTTTATGGATCGCGCGCTGCGCATCGCACACAGTTTCCGTCTCGCGATCGCCTTCAATCGCGGCGAGACCACGATTGGCATCGAACCTATCGCTGAGAAAGACCTGTGATGCAGGACTGGTTTGTGAGTGGCTTTCACAAATGCACAGCCATCGACAGCAGGAGACATCCATGCGGCTGACCAGCTTCTCGGACTATGCATTGCGGATGCTGATGTACACGGCCTCCGCTGGTGACCGGCTCATAACGATCGAGGAAGCTGCCCGCACCTTCAACGTATCTAAGACGCATCTGAACAAGGTCGCCAATACCCTGACCCGCAGTGGCTATCTGATGGCGATCCGCGGCCGTTCTGGTGGTCTTACTCTCGGGCGCCGGCCCGAGATGATCCGGATCGGCGATGTCGTGCGGTTAACCGAGCCGGATTTCGCACTGGTTGAATGTTTCGCCACCGGAAACCAATGCGTACTAACCGCCTCATGCAAGCTTTCAGGCGTGTTTGGCGAAGCGATAACCTCCTTCCAGAACACCCTCGACCGCTACACGCTTGCCGACATCACGCTGAGACCCAAGGACTTCCTGGGGGGCCCGACACCGCCCGCCCGCACCGAGGTGGCACGCAACGACGTATAATGTTGCGCGTCGACGCGCGCTGCTTTTCCTCCGATGGAGACGAGCCATGGTTGAACCAAAGAAGAACGACAAGCGGGTGAAAATGGAGATTGAGTCTGGTATCGACCCGGACAACAGCTTGCTGCCTATGCTGATCGGTGGGCTTGTCCTGATAGTCATCGGTGCGATTGTCGTCATGATGTTTGTCTAGCTTTGTAACGATGGCCCGGCGTCATCGAAAAGCGGTTGAATGAGTCACCGACAACGCCGCTGGAAGCCTCGTTCCGCTGCTTGGGCAAGTCGGCCATCATCGCGCGCCAGCAAGGCGCAGTCCCTGGATGTGGCAGTTGATGCGGCCCGGTAACGCAGCGTACTTCTGCGGCACACCGGAGCGAGTGGCGCGCTTCCCGAGTGACAAGCGTCCCCGAGCAGCCACACTTTATGACGGTACCCGACATCGGACGAGCCCGGATGCGCAACGGATACGCGGTTGCGTGCCAGTCGTCGATGCCGGGGCAAGGACGGTTGATTGACCACACCAGACGCATCTCCAGGCGGCTCTCGGAAGGAAACGGTTACAGGAGAGGCACATTCGCCTCGGTCGAGCAGGTATCATGACACGCTCCACAAGTGGGCAGCAAAAGCACCACAAGGAATGAACCGCAGGTCTTGATTTCCCGGAGCAACTGAAGTGCGGAGTTAAGGGTTGAATGCCTGCCCCGGGAAAGGATGCGTCCTTTCCCGGCAAGCCTCGAAACCCTAATGAAAGTCTCCATGCACATGTGCCGAAGATGAGTACAGTCGCTGTCAAGTTCAAGGTTACCTAATGTCGCTGAAGATATTTATCTTGATTTTTGCAGATGCTTGACATTCGGTTGGAGCCGCCCAACATAATGGTCATCATGAGCAAAAGGTTTTTTCACGGACTGCCCTTCCGGAAGCGCCGGCAAACGCGCCGCTAGCCCTGGTTCGGCGTTTCGAAGACGCTGACCCAGGGAGAGTTTTCTCATCAATTCAGAGAAAAGAAGCCTGTTGGACGGCTGCGCATTCAGCGCGCCGTGCGAGTGCTTAATGTTACGGAAGGGACCGCAATGACCCGGAAAAAGGGTAACCGCGAAGCTCGCAAGCCCAAGCAGATCAAAGTGAAGTCTTCCCAGCCGGCGTCAATATCCGAACTTGTCATCAAGACCACGCTGCCGGGCAAGCGCCGGTAACGGAGATAGTGTGGGCGGCTGCATAACATTTGGTTTCGACCGCTTGACCCTAGCTGAACTGCCGCCGCCCCGACCGAGGACGAACGGGTCAGATGCCGCCTGAACGGAGACATGCAATTGGACACCATGACGAAAGCGATCATCGCAATAGGCTTGCTCGGCCTGATGCTCGGTGCGTTCGCACTGCTCTGACATCTCCCAAGACCAGTTTGGGGTCGGAACAAGAGCAGTGCGAAATCGTGCATAACGTTCCTGCTCCGTTCGACCTTAGCGTACGATTTCGCACTGCTCTTGTTCCGACCCCAGAATGGCGAGGACGCACAGCGCCCCCGCGAGATACCAGACGTCGAGCCCGCCCGTGTAGAATACGGCGATAATGAGCACGGCGCCGAGATCGTCGATAATGGCGAGCGCCGTGAGGAACACCTTCATCGATGCGGGGACGCGACGTCCCAGCAATGCGAGTACGCCCAGGGCGAAGGCGATGTCCGTTGCAGTCGGCATCGCCCAGCCGCGACGCGCCTCGTCATTGCCGGCATTGACCGCAACGAAGATGAGCGCCGGAATTGTCATGCCACCGGCGACGGTGGCCCCGGGCAGGATTCGGCGAGGTCAGGTGGCCAATTGCCCATCGATCATTTCCCGCTTGATCTCAGCGCCGACCAGCAAGAAGAACAGCGCCATTAGGGCATCGTTGATCCAGTAAAGGAGACTGAGCGGCCCGAGATAGATGTGCAAAAGGTCATAATAGATTTGCGAGAGTGGCGATTGGCGACGACAAGCGCCAGGGCAGCCGCAGCCATGGATTCGCTCTCCAGAAATTCACGCAGGATCGAACCTGTTTTTGTGCTTGTCTGCATGAGGGCAAGTATCCCTTTCGTTGCGTTAGCGGATCGCTCGGCGAAGCTGGACCGCCACAAGAAGTCACGCCACCAGTCGAACCGGCAACGCAGCCAAAGCGCGGATGCCAAGGCGCTTTCGCCATTGGATCTCCCGCGCGCTGCCGTCGAGACGTATGTCTGGAAATCGCGTGATGATGCGTTCGAACGCGATCGCGGCCTCTGCCCGGGCGAGCTGGAAGCCAAGGCAGAAATGCACACCGGTGCCGAAGGAAAGGTGCGGGTTCGGGTGGCGGGTGATGTCGAAACTGCGGGGGTTCTCGAACTTGGCAAGGTCGCAGTTCGCCGCAGCCAGAAATCCGGCGAACATGTCGCCGCGCTGGAATTGCCGTCCCTGCCAAACCATGTCGCGGATCGCGAAACGCGGCTTGGTCATCTGCACGGGAGATACGTAGCGCAGACATTCCTCGACACAAGTCGGCATCAGGCTTGGGTCGCTCTGCAGCCGACGCAGTTGATCCTCGTGCGACAGCAATGCGAAGAGCCCGCCGGAAATCAGGTGGGTCGTAGTTTCCTGCCCAGCTCCGAACAGTAGGAAGATCATTGACACCAGTTCGTCCTCGCTGAGCGTCTGTCCATCCGTTTCGGCGACGCGCAGTGCGGAGATCAATCCGTCAGCTGTTGCCCCGCCCTCCGGTCTGGAGACCCGGCGAAGATAGCGCACAACCTTGATCACACCGGGAATTGCGCGGATGACCGCGCCAATATTGGCGGTGTCCTTCAGCCCCCCTAGCCAGCTCTTGAAACGATCGTGATCCTGCTCTGGCAGGCCGAGCATTGCACAGATGACCGAAAGCGGCAGGTCGCGGCAGAAACCAAACATGAGATCCGCCTCTAGCCTCCCCTTTAGCCGGTCGAGAAGCCGATCCGCGATTTCTGTGATCATCGGCTTCATGGCCTCGATCGTCTGGCGCTGGAACGCCTGGTCGACGAGACCGCGCAGGCGGCGATGCTCGGGATCGTCGTGGCCCAGCATGTTCAGCGCCAGAAGACTGATCGTCCTCGGCAGGAACTTCAGTATTCGGGCCTGAGTTCTGCTCCCAGCGTTGGCGGGATCGCGGGCGAAGTTCTCATGATCTTTCAACAATGTTGCGCATGCGTCATGTGTTACCGCGAGCCATGTGCGCCCGACAATTGGCAGCTTCATGCGAACAACCGGACCTTCGGCCCGGATGCGATCCAGGGTTGGGAAGGGATTTGCGTGAAACTCAGGTGATAGGATGTCGAAATCGCACGTCTCTATCACAGGCTTCACTCCAGCAAATAGGGCGCTGCCACGGGCCCTTCGGCCAACCGCCTCGTACTCTTTGAAGTTTGGAACGCCGTGGCCCGCACAAAAGCGCAAGCCACGGCCTCCGTTGGCATCAGTCTAGGCCGGTTGGCCAGGCTGCGGTAGCCGGTTCTGAGCGCGAGGTTCGTACACATATCCTCGCGTGGTTTGTTGGCCTGAGCGGGTTGCTCTGGTGCCGTTACATCGAGGCTGCGCCCTCCCGCTGCTTAACGGCAAATTCCTCCTCCGGCGAATAGACCAGGGTCTTGCGGCCATGGGCGCCGAAATAGATGATTGCCAGTCCGTACCAGACCGCTACGCCGATTATGCCCTGCCGGTAGAGCGGGTCGGTGAGCTGAAAGGCTATAGTGATCAAGGCGATGATCACGGTCAGCCATGCTCCCAGTACGCCAAAGGGGCTCTTGTAGGGCCGCTCGATCTGCGGGAAACGGCGACGCAACTGAAGGAAGGTCAGCCCCTGCAGAAGATAGGAGAACATGGCGCCGAACACGGCCATGTTCAGAAGCGTGCCGCCAATATACGTGCCGGCTGCCTCACCGCCTTGAGCGAACCAGATCACCACCATCACCAGGAAGCCCACGAGCGATCCCGCAGCAAGCGCCACATTGGGCGTCTTGTGCTCACCATGGGTTACCGAGAGGAAGTGCGGGAAGTAGCCTGCGCGGCTGAGCGAATAGATCTGCCGGCCATAGGCGAAGATGATTGCATGGAAACTCGCCACAAGTCCGGCGACCGCGAAAAGCGCGAGGACCTTTGCCCAACCCGTTCCGTAGATTGCCCTGAAGCCATCAAGTATAGGCTCGCCGGACGTTCCGTACGCAAACGCCCCGTCGGGCAACGAAGGGTTGATGATCAGGATCAGGAAGCCCGTGGCCAGGAGTGTGAACATCCCGAGCATAATCCCCTTGGGCATATCGCGCTTCGGATCCACCGATTCCTCGGATGCAAGCGGCAATTGTTCAATCGCGAGGAACAGCCAGACTGCGAACGGCATCGCTGCGAAAATGCCCCTGAGGCCGAATGGCAGGAATGGCCCGCCCCCGTCCGGCAGCGCCACCGCCGCCCCATCCGGCCCGATTCCGATATTCATAGCATTCTTGGCGAAATCGAACTGTCCCGACGCCAACGCGCTGACGAAGAAGAACACCAGGATCGCCAGGGCAATGAGCGTGACGATGACCGTTACTCCGAATGAAAGAGCGACCCCGCGCACATTCAGCCCGACAAAGATCAGGTAGCCGATGAGCCACCAGACCGGCTGCCAGGCGTCTGGGGTGCCAGTGATGGCCGTCATGTAGGTGCCGATAAAATAGACCACGACCGCGGGGGTGAGCACGTATTCGATGTTCTCGGCGATGCCGGTGATGAAGCCGCCCCACGGACCGAACGCCGTGCGCGCGAAAGAATAGGCCCCACCAGTATGCGGCAACGCGGGGCTCATCTCGGCGATAGAATAGGTCAGACCGAGATACATGATTGCGATCAAAACGGTCCCGACGAACATGCCGCCCCAACCCCCGACGGCGAAGCCAAGGTTCCAGCCTGAAAAGTCGCCCGAGATGACGGCGCCGACGCCAAGCGCCCAAAGCGAAAAGACGCCAGCGTGGCGCTTCAACACGCGTTTCTCGAAATATTCCGAACCGGGAATGTGATAGGAGACACCCCCTTCGTGTTTTTTGGATTCCCCAACCATCGCTTGTCCCTCTCTAAGATTTACAGTTGCTCCAAATGCAAGCCGATCTATTCAACAATCCCGTCACTGCCCCTTCCTTTTCGACATCGGTAGGCTCATCGGTTGAACCACCAGTGGTGAAGTGTTGACGCCAAGCTCCCCGAGTTACTGCCCCTTCCCTTGACGCGGAGCGATGCGTCTTCCGATCTGTAGATCAGTCCAGGCTCGACGATCCATTCACCAGGGAAGAGCGATTGCACATCGTAACGCCCGTCAGCGAGGCGTGCTGCAAGGCCAACGTAGCGATAGCGGGTGCCGGAGGAATCTGTAACTGAGCCGAAGATCGGTCGGTCTGCAAGGTGACCGACGATCGCGTTCTCTACACCAGGTTGCGATCCCTCGGGCCCGGCAATCCTAAGTGTGTAGTATTCGATCGGGATGCTTCTCGCACCGAGACGCATCGGCTTATTCCTCATCAAAGGAACGCAGTGAGGCAGTATGCTCCCTCTACCTCAACAAATCCATCTCATGGCTTGCTACGGACGGCACTCGCCTCAACTTGACGCGCGGTGAGAGCGCTGGACCAGTCTACCTGAGTCCGGACCTCGCGTGGACTAGACCGCCAATTGCGTCCCAATTTCTACGACGCGACCGGTCGGGATCTGAAAGTACTCTGTTGCGTCGGCAGCCGTGCGAGCAAGATTGATGAAAAGCTTGTCCTGCCACACCGGCATGTCGGAATTGGGCGATGCCTTGAGCGAGCGCCGCGACAGGAAGAAGGACGTCGTCATAATGTCGAACTTCCAGCCCTGCTTGCGGCAGATCGCCAGTGCGCGCGGGATGTTGGGCTGTTCCATGTAGCCGAAGGTCAGTGTCACCCGCATGAACAGGTCGTTGACCGTTTCCATTTTGACACGATCGCTGTCAGGCACCACCGGCTGCGGAGCGGTGACCACCGAAAGGATGACGTTCTGCTCATGCAGCACCTTGTAGTGCTTCAAGCTATGCATCAAAGCGGTCGGCGCGCTTGTCGGATCGCTGGTCAGAAACACGGCTGTGCCCGGTACGAGATGGGGTTTCTTCTTCGACAGGTTCCCGGCGAGGAGATCGAGCGGGATTTCGTTGCGGCGCGTCTTGTCGAACAGATAGCGGCTGCCTTTGATCCAGGTCGACATGATCAGTCCCATGACACATGCAGCCGTAATCGAGACCCAGCCGCCCTCAAAGATCTTCACGACATTGGCAAGGAAAAATCCGGTATCAATAATGCCGAACACAATCACCAGTGCAACCGCCACCCAGAGCTGCCAGTTCCACATCCACCTCATCACGACGAACAACAGGATCGTCGTCATCAACATCTCGCCAGTTACGGATATCCCATAGGCCGAAGCCAGCGAACTCGAGCTGCCGAAGCCGACCACGAGAAGCATAACCGCCAGAGCGATGAGCAGGTTGACCCGTGGCATGTAGATCTGGCCGGACTGCATTTCCGACGTATGCTGAACCTCAATTCTGGGCAAGAGATTGAGCTGTACGGCCTGTCTAGTCAGCGAAAAGGCACCCGAAATTACCGCTTGGCTTGCGATCACCGTGGCAGCCGTTGCCAGGCCAACCATTGGCATAAGCGCCCATTCGGGGAGCATCTGGAAGAACGGATTGTCCGGCTTCCCGCCATTGGCCAAAACGAATGCGCCTTGCCCGAAATAATTGAGCAACAGGCATGGAAATACTATGGAGAACCAGGCGAGCACTATGGGCCTGCGCCCAAAATGTCCAAGGTCAACATAGAGAGCTTCTGCGCCCGTAACGGCCAGGAAGACAGCGCCGACGGTCACGAATACGCCGGCTGGCTCGCCGGCGAGATAGGCTATCGCATAGTATGGATTGATTGCCAGCAGCACCGATGGGTCATCGATCAGATGCAAAAGCCCGGCAATACCAAGAGCAACAAACCAAACTGCGGTCACCGGACCGAACACGGCTGCCACCTTACCGGTTCCGAAGCGTTGAACAGAAAACAGGACGGCCAGGATGACCAGTGTGATGGGAACGACATAGGCGTCGAGCGCAGGCGTTATTACCTCCAGCCCCTCCACCGCCGAGAGGACCGAGATTGCGGGCGTTATGATGGAATCGCCGAAGAAAAGCGCCGCTCCGCAAAGTCCGATCCCTAGGATGACGCGTGCGCCCTTCGGATACGCAGTGCGAGCAAGCGCCATCAGCGATAGCGTGCCGCCTTCACCCCTGTTGTCGGCCCGCAGCACGAAGGCGACATATTTGATCGTCACGATAATTGTCAGTGCCC
The nucleotide sequence above comes from Mesorhizobium sp. 131-2-1. Encoded proteins:
- a CDS encoding LysR family transcriptional regulator, giving the protein MDIELARTFIEIVSTGSFIRASERLNVAQTTVSARIRSLEQQLGRQLFVRHKGGASLTPAGEQFLRHAPMFVQLWQRTLHQVAVPPGRRAVLTVGSEVSLAQPLLLDWVRWMRESLPDIALRVHVDVPQDLIKQVASGLVDVAIMYAPQHRPGLKIDLLLEEKLVFATTNSEARHMDGSEYVYMDWGPDFELHHGMNFPTAAPELSFDLGSLALNYVLATGGSGYFRMSSVQPHIATGQLHLVPEMPQFSYPVYAVRSASADESVVGPALAGLHSVASADIKS
- a CDS encoding two-component system sensor histidine kinase NtrB; this encodes MNDHDDADRSASFLGVVSDLKGATFMPSSSFPCETQPRSQAECDEQAQVRAMPLDAQTAAQQRERATHRLAALGEMTSGIAHDFRNLLAVIESGLGLAERRADEPESVRAYIAAAREGIDRGIELTSQLLAFAKHQELDIHAGNLNEFLRSFEPFLRYGAGPDVRVRLELGSGVPDCLIDPALFDAAVLNLVMNARDAMPSGGEIHVITERFVQTIATPDPLGPGTYACVRVKDHGCGMAPEVLRKVFDPFFTTKGEKGTGIGLSQVQALAQMVNGRIRIRSERGIGTTVDLLFPSIQADI
- a CDS encoding plastocyanin/azurin family copper-binding protein, encoding MMLTRREILGAGGGLAAALSLSSSAVWAGEIVEIRMQGDEDGSHVWFDPIGILIKPGQTVRWTNLNPGNSHTATAYNPANLGRPLRMPKAAKSWDSDYLLPNESFSVTFTEQGVYDYYCIPHEHAGMVGRIIVGEPEAHGWPELVGANGDLPEAALKAFPTVEEIMAKRIVRRA
- a CDS encoding DUF5602 domain-containing protein; the protein is MKKLALALVVTMASSLCAVAADEVTKSPPAAPYQQVSKLVKLPDFLPGMGQLFVDPTTLPAGPFLAYDHDGKLVSTIYMLPIKDLNPDKRFDDLASPGGNVDHVDVYYNAGHPGVAEPHVHVVLWHVSAADEARVAK
- a CDS encoding PTS sugar transporter subunit IIA, which encodes MISPILLEEDISLDLVTKGKQSALSKIAIRIARRTGLDEQMVLRGLFDRERLGSTGIGRGVAIPHALLSTIYSPVASLTRLAQPINFEGPDDDPVDLIYTVLWPRSATSAFLPALSQMCRLFRGSQVREQLRQARSVDEVLAILETEPHQEFPANLRVGPGVVMSKQFGNA
- a CDS encoding group III truncated hemoglobin, with product MSQSGRSSRTIVVDGVPLPDVLDETMIRGVVHGFYDEIRRDDLLAPIFRDRIEPDKWPQHLAKMCDFWSATLLRTSRYDGRPLPPHLAIAGLGVAHFRRWLKLFRTTVRRICPPEVATLFMDRALRIAHSFRLAIAFNRGETTIGIEPIAEKDL
- a CDS encoding RrF2 family transcriptional regulator — encoded protein: MRLTSFSDYALRMLMYTASAGDRLITIEEAARTFNVSKTHLNKVANTLTRSGYLMAIRGRSGGLTLGRRPEMIRIGDVVRLTEPDFALVECFATGNQCVLTASCKLSGVFGEAITSFQNTLDRYTLADITLRPKDFLGGPTPPARTEVARNDV
- a CDS encoding cytochrome P450, producing the protein MKLPIVGRTWLAVTHDACATLLKDHENFARDPANAGSRTQARILKFLPRTISLLALNMLGHDDPEHRRLRGLVDQAFQRQTIEAMKPMITEIADRLLDRLKGRLEADLMFGFCRDLPLSVICAMLGLPEQDHDRFKSWLGGLKDTANIGAVIRAIPGVIKVVRYLRRVSRPEGGATADGLISALRVAETDGQTLSEDELVSMIFLLFGAGQETTTHLISGGLFALLSHEDQLRRLQSDPSLMPTCVEECLRYVSPVQMTKPRFAIRDMVWQGRQFQRGDMFAGFLAAANCDLAKFENPRSFDITRHPNPHLSFGTGVHFCLGFQLARAEAAIAFERIITRFPDIRLDGSAREIQWRKRLGIRALAALPVRLVA
- a CDS encoding amino acid permease: MVGESKKHEGGVSYHIPGSEYFEKRVLKRHAGVFSLWALGVGAVISGDFSGWNLGFAVGGWGGMFVGTVLIAIMYLGLTYSIAEMSPALPHTGGAYSFARTAFGPWGGFITGIAENIEYVLTPAVVVYFIGTYMTAITGTPDAWQPVWWLIGYLIFVGLNVRGVALSFGVTVIVTLIALAILVFFFVSALASGQFDFAKNAMNIGIGPDGAAVALPDGGGPFLPFGLRGIFAAMPFAVWLFLAIEQLPLASEESVDPKRDMPKGIMLGMFTLLATGFLILIINPSLPDGAFAYGTSGEPILDGFRAIYGTGWAKVLALFAVAGLVASFHAIIFAYGRQIYSLSRAGYFPHFLSVTHGEHKTPNVALAAGSLVGFLVMVVIWFAQGGEAAGTYIGGTLLNMAVFGAMFSYLLQGLTFLQLRRRFPQIERPYKSPFGVLGAWLTVIIALITIAFQLTDPLYRQGIIGVAVWYGLAIIYFGAHGRKTLVYSPEEEFAVKQREGAASM
- a CDS encoding potassium transporter Kup; translated protein: MDFATTGNGLGPGDSADSPKTEPQSTKLLMLGALGVVYGDIGTSPIYAFREALHATEGPVSRADVLGVLSLIVWALTIIVTIKYVAFVLRADNRGEGGTLSLMALARTAYPKGARVILGIGLCGAALFFGDSIITPAISVLSAVEGLEVITPALDAYVVPITLVILAVLFSVQRFGTGKVAAVFGPVTAVWFVALGIAGLLHLIDDPSVLLAINPYYAIAYLAGEPAGVFVTVGAVFLAVTGAEALYVDLGHFGRRPIVLAWFSIVFPCLLLNYFGQGAFVLANGGKPDNPFFQMLPEWALMPMVGLATAATVIASQAVISGAFSLTRQAVQLNLLPRIEVQHTSEMQSGQIYMPRVNLLIALAVMLLVVGFGSSSSLASAYGISVTGEMLMTTILLFVVMRWMWNWQLWVAVALVIVFGIIDTGFFLANVVKIFEGGWVSITAACVMGLIMSTWIKGSRYLFDKTRRNEIPLDLLAGNLSKKKPHLVPGTAVFLTSDPTSAPTALMHSLKHYKVLHEQNVILSVVTAPQPVVPDSDRVKMETVNDLFMRVTLTFGYMEQPNIPRALAICRKQGWKFDIMTTSFFLSRRSLKASPNSDMPVWQDKLFINLARTAADATEYFQIPTGRVVEIGTQLAV